In the genome of Candidatus Rokuibacteriota bacterium, one region contains:
- a CDS encoding LLM class flavin-dependent oxidoreductase: protein MQSPSARSSEEICARGIEIAQAAEAVGFRTVWLAEHHFSTYGYLSRPVQLATYIAAKTTRLRVGTAVIVVL, encoded by the coding sequence ATGCAATCGCCGTCCGCACGCTCCTCCGAGGAGATCTGCGCGCGTGGGATCGAGATCGCCCAGGCGGCCGAGGCCGTGGGCTTCCGGACCGTCTGGCTCGCCGAGCATCACTTCTCGACTTACGGCTATCTCTCCCGCCCCGTGCAGCTCGCGACGTACATCGCGGCGAAGACGACGCGGCTGCGAGTGGGCACGGCCGTGATCGTGGTCCTGTAG
- a CDS encoding tetratricopeptide repeat protein → MKCSINGRPVPCPDETPGGDRPGSSGPTREQLGAQAYNSGLASYRERLWTDAQQAFRRATELLPGDADAQYMLGAALSAPIVEQWNFLFNLGRAQEPYGDELEDGLKAAIAAFRKAHQLGHAKAGAELQRLQLEARLAQFRAAREAWRDEQKRKEERERPYHAAYGKGRELYDEGRWSEAEEYFRRAVRLMPDSADAYFFLALSLHNQRKLEDAVAAYQEVLRRNPGPREAEGTREWLPMAQALVAKRANDSRAAEIYARRALAANPDNPDAHGTLGWALYKQQRVAEAESALRESLRLAPDVVSRRQDLARVLEAQSKRDEAERELREALRRDPKNTVTTALLEAVALNHAMSLRLGNQDVQAEQVLRRALADLPNSTKTRAALADVLLKRADGVAERQPANAEALYRETIKLTPNNARAHNNLGVLLQGQGKTREAEAAYREAIRLEPANAQGYRNLTALLQQQGRAPEAVAIYRDWLRTQPGDQAASQGLQAAIAADAQGRINRLVAGLTPFPAGGPHPVPSGASRPPDSGPGPRTAGGQVASAEAHGQAAKTGAAAAGTETERQSIGVLDAGRERAVAEARRVFDLQGKVQGQQLTWPTLQGPRFRDPEIPAHLRADPIITGPRGLVAKREAAKQDVAVLEQRLQELEQQPQTLERDVRVAEAKQAVTNAEQRVHLVNAVIREYVDLSFTPPPTAGSTATPEKEPMTPEKATAAEKEPSAPR, encoded by the coding sequence GTGAAATGCTCGATCAACGGCCGTCCGGTTCCGTGTCCTGACGAGACACCGGGTGGCGACCGCCCGGGCTCCAGCGGCCCTACACGCGAACAGCTCGGGGCCCAGGCGTACAACAGCGGGCTCGCGTCTTACCGGGAGCGACTCTGGACCGACGCCCAGCAGGCCTTCCGGCGAGCGACGGAGCTGCTGCCAGGCGACGCCGACGCCCAGTACATGTTGGGCGCCGCGCTCAGCGCCCCGATCGTCGAGCAGTGGAACTTTCTCTTCAACCTGGGTCGCGCGCAGGAGCCTTACGGAGACGAGTTGGAGGATGGTCTCAAGGCCGCGATCGCCGCCTTCCGGAAGGCGCACCAGCTCGGTCACGCGAAGGCGGGGGCGGAGCTTCAGCGACTCCAGCTCGAGGCCCGGCTCGCTCAGTTCCGGGCGGCCCGTGAAGCCTGGCGCGACGAGCAGAAGAGGAAGGAGGAACGCGAGCGCCCGTACCATGCCGCCTATGGGAAGGGGCGGGAGCTCTACGATGAGGGGCGATGGAGCGAGGCCGAGGAGTACTTCCGCCGCGCCGTCAGGCTCATGCCGGACAGCGCCGACGCGTATTTCTTCCTGGCCCTGAGCCTTCACAATCAGCGGAAGCTCGAAGACGCGGTCGCGGCGTATCAGGAGGTGCTCCGGCGGAATCCCGGTCCGCGCGAAGCGGAGGGCACGCGCGAATGGCTCCCGATGGCCCAAGCCTTGGTCGCGAAGCGCGCCAACGATTCCCGCGCGGCCGAGATATACGCACGGCGGGCTCTTGCCGCGAATCCCGACAATCCGGACGCTCACGGCACGCTCGGGTGGGCGCTCTACAAGCAGCAGCGAGTCGCCGAGGCGGAGAGCGCGCTGCGCGAGTCGCTGCGTCTTGCTCCGGACGTCGTCTCCAGACGCCAGGACCTCGCGCGCGTCCTCGAGGCCCAGTCGAAGCGCGACGAGGCGGAGCGCGAGCTTCGAGAGGCGCTGCGGCGTGATCCGAAGAACACGGTCACGACCGCCCTTCTCGAGGCCGTCGCGCTGAACCACGCGATGTCTCTGCGCCTGGGGAACCAGGATGTCCAGGCCGAGCAGGTGTTGCGGCGCGCGCTGGCGGACCTCCCGAACTCGACGAAGACGCGTGCCGCGCTCGCCGATGTGTTGCTCAAACGCGCCGACGGAGTCGCTGAGCGTCAACCGGCGAACGCGGAGGCGCTGTACCGAGAGACGATCAAGCTCACCCCGAACAACGCGCGCGCACACAACAACCTCGGCGTCCTCCTGCAGGGTCAGGGCAAGACGCGCGAGGCCGAGGCGGCCTACCGCGAGGCGATCCGCCTCGAGCCGGCCAACGCACAGGGCTATCGCAACCTCACCGCGCTGCTCCAGCAGCAGGGACGCGCGCCGGAGGCGGTGGCGATCTATCGCGACTGGCTGCGGACGCAACCCGGTGACCAGGCGGCCAGCCAGGGGCTGCAGGCGGCGATCGCCGCCGACGCGCAGGGGCGCATCAACCGGCTCGTCGCCGGCCTCACGCCGTTCCCCGCCGGAGGCCCGCACCCGGTACCCAGCGGTGCGTCTCGGCCCCCCGACAGTGGCCCCGGGCCACGAACCGCCGGCGGCCAGGTCGCCAGCGCCGAAGCACATGGTCAGGCTGCGAAGACTGGCGCGGCAGCGGCTGGCACGGAGACCGAGCGGCAGAGCATCGGTGTTCTCGATGCTGGGAGGGAGCGTGCCGTTGCCGAAGCGCGCAGAGTCTTCGACCTCCAGGGAAAGGTGCAAGGACAGCAACTGACCTGGCCGACTCTCCAGGGACCACGATTCCGCGACCCCGAAATCCCGGCGCATTTGCGTGCGGACCCGATCATCACTGGCCCACGCGGATTGGTGGCCAAGCGCGAAGCGGCCAAGCAGGACGTTGCGGTCCTCGAGCAGCGGTTGCAGGAGCTCGAGCAGCAGCCGCAAACGCTGGAACGCGATGTCCGCGTCGCGGAAGCCAAGCAGGCGGTCACGAACGCCGAGCAGCGCGTTCACCTCGTCAACGCCGTGATCCGTGAGTACGTGGACCTGAGTTTCACGCCGCCCCCCACGGCGGGCTCGACTGCGACGCCGGAGAAGGAGCCGATGACGCCGGAGAAGGCGACGGCGGCGGAGAAGGAACCCTCGGCGCCACGGTGA